In Gadus morhua chromosome 2, gadMor3.0, whole genome shotgun sequence, a single window of DNA contains:
- the LOC115558464 gene encoding heterogeneous nuclear ribonucleoprotein A0 isoform X2 has translation MDTEKRSYISLPKMFMADLEKNYQLEHGLIVKQLNAFINEGYMQAYFRDWGNVTGCKILKNYESEESKAMGFVRFATGEEADKAEMAGPHFIGGDLAVVRRVVCPKVALVSDRMWG, from the exons ATGGACACTG agaagagatcATACATCAGCCTACCTAAGATGTTCATGGCTGATTTGGAAAAGAACTATCAGCTG GAACATGGACTGATCGTTAAGCAGTTGAACGCCTTCATCAACGAAGGCTACATGCAGGCCTACTTCAGAGACTGGGGAAACGTCACTGGATGCAAG ATCCTTAAAAACTACGAGTCAGAAGAGAGCAAGGCGATGGGCTTCGTCAGGTTTGCCACGGGGGAAGAGGCCGACAAGGCAGAGATGGCCGGGCCTCACTTCATTGGAGGCGACTTGGCGGTCGTGCGAAGGGTAGTTTGTCCAAAG GTAGCCCTCGTTTCAGACAGGATGTGGGGATGA
- the LOC115558464 gene encoding heterogeneous nuclear ribonucleoprotein A0 isoform X1 → MDTEKRSYISLPKMFMADLEKNYQLEHGLIVKQLNAFINEGYMQAYFRDWGNVTGCKILKNYESEESKAMGFVRFATGEEADKAEMAGPHFIGGDLAVVRRVVCPKTGCGDDLNCSAVR, encoded by the exons ATGGACACTG agaagagatcATACATCAGCCTACCTAAGATGTTCATGGCTGATTTGGAAAAGAACTATCAGCTG GAACATGGACTGATCGTTAAGCAGTTGAACGCCTTCATCAACGAAGGCTACATGCAGGCCTACTTCAGAGACTGGGGAAACGTCACTGGATGCAAG ATCCTTAAAAACTACGAGTCAGAAGAGAGCAAGGCGATGGGCTTCGTCAGGTTTGCCACGGGGGAAGAGGCCGACAAGGCAGAGATGGCCGGGCCTCACTTCATTGGAGGCGACTTGGCGGTCGTGCGAAGGGTAGTTTGTCCAAAG ACAGGATGTGGGGATGACCTGAACTGCTCTGCTGTCAGATGA
- the LOC115533910 gene encoding heterogeneous nuclear ribonucleoprotein A0, whose amino-acid sequence MDTEEKRSYISLPKMFMADLEKNYQLEHGLIVKQLNAFINEGYMQAYFRDWGNVTGCKILKNYKSEDSKAMGFVRFATGEEADKAEMAGPHFIGGDLAVVRRVVSPKRESGDDLIVSSSTTSSGSQPRARRSMGLGYIFEDAQWLDQELT is encoded by the exons ATGGACACTG AAGAGAAGAGATCATACATCAGCCTACCTAAGATGTTCATGGCTGATTTGGAAAAGAACTATCAGCTG GAACATGGACTGATCGTTAAGCAGTTGAACGCCTTCATCAACGAAGGCTACATGCAAGCCTACTTCAGAGACTGGGGAAACGTCACTGGGTGCAAG ATCCTTAAAAACTACAAGTCAGAAGACAGCAAGGCGATGGGCTTCGTCAGGTTTGCCACGGGGGAAGAGGCCGACAAGGCAGAGATGGCCGGGCCTCACTTCATTGGAGGCGACTTGGCGGTCGTGCGAAGGGTAGTTAGCCCAAAG AGAGAATCTGGGGATGACCTGATCGTGAGCTCCTCGACCACCAGCAGTGGGTCTCAGCCCAGAGCCAGGCGCTCCATGGGCCTGGGTTACATCTTCGAGGATGCCCAGTGGCTTGACCAAGAGCTCACATGA
- the cenpx gene encoding centromere protein X yields MAEKEHRVEFKKETVSKLLSGHFKEDKTRLSSDATILMSEMLKVLVQEAALRSLKQAESEDCDQVHIEHFEKILPQLLLDF; encoded by the exons ATGGCGGAGAAAGAACACCGAGTGGAATTTAAAAAG GAGACCGTGAGCAAGCTCCTGTCAGGTCACTTCAAGGAAGATAAAACCAGAC TCAGTAGTGACGCAACCATACTGATGTCCGAGATGCTGAAGGTGCTGGTTCAAG aggCGGCATTGAGGTCACTGAAGCAAGCTGAATCTGAGGATTGTGATCAAGTGCACATAGAGCACTTTGAGAAGATCCTTCCTCAACTG TTGCTGGATTTCTAA